A portion of the Cyanobium sp. PCC 7001 genome contains these proteins:
- a CDS encoding Nif11 domain/cupin domain-containing protein, producing MAEAQLQQFLQKVRQLNAFVALTEADPALRDALRDCSHHHEVVALARDCGFEIGRRWGEQRAPLPAGSNLLRGPCPPEGQECTEVLVQGEGWRLERIHSCTASTPPGQWYDQPESEWVTLLQGSALLQFADEEVPRSLGPGDSVLIAPHRRHRVVATDPAPGSVWLALFFQEASAG from the coding sequence GGCTGAAGCCCAACTGCAGCAATTTCTCCAGAAAGTGCGCCAGCTGAATGCCTTCGTGGCGCTCACCGAGGCGGACCCGGCCCTGCGTGACGCTCTGAGGGACTGCTCCCATCACCACGAGGTGGTGGCCCTGGCCCGCGACTGTGGCTTCGAGATCGGTCGGCGCTGGGGGGAGCAGCGGGCTCCGTTGCCCGCCGGCTCCAACCTGCTGCGTGGTCCCTGCCCTCCCGAAGGCCAGGAATGCACCGAGGTGCTGGTCCAGGGCGAGGGCTGGAGACTGGAACGGATCCATTCCTGCACGGCCTCCACACCCCCCGGTCAGTGGTACGACCAGCCGGAGAGCGAATGGGTGACCCTGCTGCAGGGATCGGCCCTGCTCCAGTTCGCCGATGAGGAGGTGCCCCGCAGCCTGGGCCCTGGTGACAGCGTTCTGATCGCTCCGCACCGGCGCCACCGGGTGGTGGCTACTGACCCCGCCCCCGGATCCGTATGGCTGGCCCTGTTCTTTCAGGAGGCTTCCGCAGGGTGA
- a CDS encoding sigma-70 family RNA polymerase sigma factor, with protein MASSLSAYLGEIGRHQLLTPEQELTLGRKVQAMAVLQERCREAGGQGPACEYDDREKRVLRLGERAKNQMITANLRLVVNLAKRYQNKGLDLLDLIQEGTLGLTRAVEKYDPTRGHRFSTYAYWWIRQGLNRALSTQSRTIRIPVNVNEKLTRLRAAKARYLQSHGVSPSPKALAGEMQLPLAEVEELLGCELRSITVSLQGVVKSKADPSELVDVLPSPELAPMERAELAERSASVWKLLESSNLTPKERTVVMLRFGLDGSHEWRTLAEVARQLDCSREYCRQVVQRALRKLRKTGIECGLVEA; from the coding sequence ATGGCTAGCTCGTTGAGCGCTTATCTGGGTGAGATCGGCAGGCATCAGCTGCTCACACCCGAACAGGAGCTCACCCTGGGCCGCAAGGTGCAGGCCATGGCCGTGCTGCAGGAGCGTTGCCGCGAAGCCGGCGGTCAGGGACCTGCCTGCGAGTACGACGACAGGGAGAAGCGCGTGCTGCGGTTGGGGGAGCGGGCCAAAAATCAGATGATCACGGCGAATCTCCGGCTCGTGGTGAACCTGGCCAAGCGCTACCAGAACAAAGGTCTGGACCTGCTGGATCTGATCCAGGAGGGCACCCTCGGCCTCACCCGCGCCGTGGAGAAGTACGACCCCACCCGCGGTCACCGTTTCAGCACCTACGCCTACTGGTGGATCCGCCAGGGACTCAACCGGGCGCTCTCCACCCAGAGCCGCACGATTCGGATTCCCGTCAATGTGAACGAAAAGCTCACCCGCCTTCGCGCCGCCAAGGCCCGTTACCTCCAGTCGCACGGGGTGTCGCCGAGCCCGAAGGCTCTGGCAGGGGAGATGCAGCTGCCGCTGGCGGAGGTGGAGGAACTGCTGGGCTGCGAACTGCGCAGCATCACCGTGAGCCTGCAGGGGGTGGTGAAGTCGAAGGCAGATCCCTCCGAACTGGTGGATGTGCTGCCCAGTCCGGAACTGGCTCCGATGGAGCGGGCCGAACTGGCCGAGCGCAGCGCCTCGGTGTGGAAGCTGCTGGAATCCTCCAACCTCACGCCGAAGGAGCGCACGGTGGTGATGCTGCGCTTCGGTCTGGATGGGAGCCACGAATGGCGCACGCTGGCTGAAGTGGCTCGCCAGCTCGACTGCAGCCGCGAATATTGCCGGCAGGTGGTGCAGCGGGCGCTGCGCAAACTGCGGAAAACCGGCATCGAGTGCGGCCTGGTGGAGGCCTGA
- a CDS encoding YkvA family protein — translation MSQSVESEVLEGEVLESTVVDEALLLKLLRRAGRSLARPALECLELLLDDDTPAPAKLTVLAALTYLLVPLDLIPDFIPVAGFSDDLVALTALLGICGRHRTEAIRLRAQRRLDRWFPLGR, via the coding sequence GTGTCCCAGTCTGTTGAATCCGAGGTGCTCGAGGGCGAAGTTCTCGAGAGCACCGTGGTGGATGAAGCCCTGCTGCTGAAGCTGTTGCGCCGGGCAGGCCGCAGCCTGGCGCGGCCGGCCCTCGAGTGCCTCGAACTGCTGCTGGATGACGACACGCCCGCCCCGGCCAAGCTCACGGTGCTGGCGGCCCTCACCTATCTGCTGGTGCCGCTCGATCTGATTCCCGATTTCATTCCTGTGGCTGGATTCAGCGATGACCTCGTGGCCCTCACCGCCCTCCTGGGCATCTGCGGCCGCCATCGCACCGAGGCGATCCGGCTGCGGGCGCAGCGCAGACTGGATCGCTGGTTTCCCCTGGGCCGCTGA
- a CDS encoding phosphate-starvation-inducible PsiE family protein produces MIDRAEQQLAKLLGLVLVVVMAAATCQLIWQVVLALSVPETPWLGDKLNRVLGDLLNLLIAVEVLQNITSYLRRHVVQIELVLLTAMTAVARKVIVLPAGAESKPQLLAGLGVAVLALAAAYWLVRSLTLRKPPERTGPAIRIRGRGQ; encoded by the coding sequence GTGATCGATCGCGCCGAACAGCAGCTCGCCAAGCTGCTGGGCCTGGTGCTGGTGGTGGTGATGGCGGCCGCCACCTGTCAGTTGATCTGGCAGGTGGTTCTGGCGCTGAGCGTTCCGGAGACGCCGTGGCTCGGCGACAAGCTCAACCGGGTGCTGGGTGATCTGCTCAACCTGCTCATTGCGGTGGAGGTGCTGCAGAACATCACCTCCTATCTGCGCCGTCATGTGGTGCAGATCGAGCTGGTGCTGCTCACGGCGATGACCGCCGTGGCCCGGAAGGTGATCGTGCTGCCGGCCGGTGCCGAGAGCAAGCCCCAGTTGCTGGCGGGCCTGGGCGTTGCGGTGCTGGCCCTGGCCGCGGCCTACTGGCTGGTGCGGTCCCTCACCCTGCGGAAGCCTCCTGAAAGAACAGGGCCAGCCATACGGATCCGGGGGCGGGGTCAGTAG
- a CDS encoding DUF2214 family protein, whose product MALLAALPFDLPDGVLPRAGVAYVHYLSFMVCFGALVLERRLIAPNPSRQNATLMVITDIVYGLAALALLGSGILRVLVYGQGSSFYTENPLFWWKVGLYLSVGALSLYPTITYILWAIPLRKGELPQVSEALAVRLGWILNIELAGFALIPLLATLMARGVGLPAAG is encoded by the coding sequence ATGGCACTGCTGGCCGCACTTCCCTTCGACCTGCCTGACGGTGTCCTGCCCAGAGCCGGGGTGGCCTATGTGCACTACCTCAGCTTCATGGTGTGCTTCGGCGCCCTGGTGCTCGAGCGCCGGCTGATCGCGCCCAACCCCAGCCGGCAGAACGCCACCTTGATGGTGATCACGGACATCGTGTACGGCCTCGCCGCCCTTGCCCTGCTGGGCAGCGGCATCCTGCGGGTGCTGGTGTACGGCCAGGGAAGCAGCTTCTACACCGAAAATCCGCTGTTCTGGTGGAAGGTGGGCCTCTACCTCTCGGTGGGTGCCCTGTCGCTGTACCCCACGATCACCTACATCCTCTGGGCCATCCCCCTGCGCAAGGGCGAGCTGCCCCAGGTGAGCGAGGCCCTGGCCGTTCGCCTCGGCTGGATTCTGAACATCGAGCTGGCCGGGTTCGCCCTGATTCCGCTGCTGGCCACCCTGATGGCGAGGGGGGTGGGGCTGCCAGCCGCCGGCTGA